In the Triticum aestivum cultivar Chinese Spring chromosome 2B, IWGSC CS RefSeq v2.1, whole genome shotgun sequence genome, AAAGCTGTTGAAGTACATAAGTGGTCAGGGATGGCTACGTACAGTTTTGAGATCAAACTGTAAGGCAAAATCACTATGTAAAGTTTTCTGAATATCTACTAACTCCATTGTGTCCTCCTGGATGATGCATGTCTGACCAAAAATAAAGAAGCAACAGATATGCATGTATTGACACTGAACATCATCACAAGTTATAGAGAAACCAGAAATTTAATCATGCTTGCATAGTTTCTTGAAACGTCTCAAGTGGATAATTATTTTCTAGATTCTGTAGCCATTTGACAAGCATTAAACTTGTCATAAATCAAGATTTTTTTTTGACATAACACAAATTCTGATCCATTACATGAATTCAGTACACCAAAGTGTACATGATAACATAGATAAATTTATTCTTTGCTTGGACAACTTGTTGTATCAGGAAGCACTATTTGGCTGCATATCTTGCACAATCACACTCCCTTTCCCTTTTTTGCTTGGACAATTACGACTATCATGAAACACCATTTGCTTGCACGTCTTGCACAAGCGTGCGACCTTTACCTTCCCTTCTTTGTCCTTATTTTTCCGATCCCCCTCCTTAATCTCCTTTCCTtgctttattcttttgcatcttcCCACGGTACGAACATCCGTTGGCGGATGTATATGAACTTCGGTTGGAATATTGCAACCAATAAAAGCCTCATATTCCTCTTGCCTAGTGCTTTGGGTAGCTGCAGGGACCATTTGGTCCAAAGGCGCCTCAATGTTCAAAACACTTGATGTTAAGAAGTCCATGCCTTCATCTGAATGCTTCGCCTTTTGAATAAGTTCTTCCATCTTATTGCGTACAGTTGAAATCTTCTTTCTCGTGGCCGCATCCAGTGCATCCGTGGGTTTTTCTTCTAGTAGGTTTCCCTGTTCATCATAAACATTCTCCCTGCAAAATAAAAGAATGTTGTTAGTCATATGATTTCGGAATAACAATAAGAAATCAGTTCACATGTATTACTTTTTCTTACCTTTTGCACCTCTTCTGCCATCTTTTCATAATGTAGTGGCTGGGAAGCTCATTTTGGTTTTCAATCCTCAACACTTGGATAATATGGCGACATGGAAAACCGACTGACTCAAACAACTTGCACGAACAGTTTGCTGTCATGCTTGTAGTGTCATAGCAAACCTCCCTAACTTTACCAGACCGACCTCTCAGGGTCACATTTTTTACCCCCACACCTTGTGTAATACTCTGAACAAAACAATGGTCTCTAGCAGCAATAATCTGTAGCTGAAGTTTCTCGAACACCTCATATGTGAATACCTCACTACCTTGTTTCTCCATTGTCCATGGTGTAAATAGTTGAGGGGTGGTATGTATGCTTCTGTTGTCTGCCATTAATTCTTCCTCACGTTGGCATTCTAAAGCTGTGTCAAACCTCAGCCAAAACTCAACAAAAGCGAGCCTTCGATGAATGAAGCGGTTAAAAAAAGAATTTGCACTTTCTGATCTTGAAGTGGTTCGAAGAATGCCTGCTAGAGATATATCCATAAAGTACGCTGGTATCCATGTGTCTCGAATGCTAAACCTCTTGGCCAACCACTCATTTTCCTCCAACCCAAAATCAGTAATGATGGAATTCCATTGTGACTCAAACTCAGTTGAAGTTTCCGAACCCCAAACACACGAGTTCAATCTTGTCCAAAAATCAGAATCTTCTCTAATCGAAGGTCCAACCTTTTCAGGAACCTTTTCCATTATATGCCACATGCACAACCTATGCACAGTTGTTGGAAGAACTTTATCAATACCATTCTTGATGCTAGTGGCTTCATCGGTTATGATGAGTCTAGGTGCTGCCCCTCCCATTGCTGTTAGGAAGGTCTGAAATAACCAAATGTATGACTCATCCTTCTCATTTGATAAGAATGCAGCACCAAAAAAGACACTTTGTAAGTGATGATTAACCCCTGTAAATGGTGCAAATATCATGTTATACTTATTAGTGGTGTATGTAGAATCGAAGGATATCACATCACCAAAGTGACTATAGTTCTTCCTACTGGTGGCATCCGCCCAGAACACACGCACCAACTCCCCCTCATCATTCACCTCAAAATCATAGAAAAATGCTGAATTCACTTCCTGCTTTCTAGCTAATTGGGCCACAAACATTTGAGCATCTGCATCTCTGATTTTATACCTGAGTCCGCGGTAGTAATTCTGCAAGTCCCTCTTTGTGCACCCAGCATTCGGAATTCCACCCTCACTAACTTGCAGGAGCCTGTATGCCTGCGACGTTCCAATACTTGCCTTATGACATGTGTATAAAGTATTTTTTGCCCTCTCACTAACTCTACGATTTGATCTGATCAAATGACGCTTATTAGGCGATACAAGGCCATGAACATGGTGCTCAATCAGTGAGTCTATCTTGTAGGTGTTCTCCCCACAAAGTCTAACAAAGATATGGGCATCACAACCGCATCGCGTATCTGTCTGCTTACGCCTTTTCCTCAAGGGGTCATTAGTCTCTTTACTATCTTTTGCCTTGAATCCTTCCCTATTACACATGAAACGCTTAGTACGGACCACCTTATTATCAATCTTTTTTTGTTGTCCAATGCGAACACCAAAACCTGATTGATGCGCATATTCCTTGTAGAACTTCTCCACAGCCTCGAGTCCTTCAAATGTCATACCCACTTTAGGCTTCAGATGCTCATCACATTCAGGTATAAAAGACGAAGACTGCAATATCAAGAATAAACCAAAATAAGCATCTTCATGCATAGTTTCTGTTCTTAGTGCAAAGTGGACTTACGAAGAGAGGTATGTTTGTGTTCTTTTTGGGCGTACTAAATCCTCCCTGGCTCGTATGCATTTGAACATTATTCATAGGATCCATACTGCTGCACACAGGATTATAATATTAGCCTTCAAACTACACTTACGGATGTACACAAGGATCGAATTTGTTTTTACCTCAAACTTTTGGTGCCCTCGTGTCTCTGATTGCAAGTGGTATTACCTGCTAGTTGTTCATTTGTAGTCGCCACTGCATCAAAGCATCACCGGTTATAGTCTTATAAAGGAGATGGGTCTAGATCGGAGAAGTACATGCATGGATGGCTTGCCGGTGCTTGTCAGGTTCGTATCAACCGTGGAAGCAGTGGAGCATATACAGGATAGGGATGCTACCTGTATGGGCTTCCTGCCGGTGGACGTCGGGATCAACTCAACGGAAATCAGAGACGCCTGGCGTTTGACGGCGGCGGCGCACGAGGCACACGCGCGGTCAGGGTATCCTTGCAAAACTAAATTGCAGGTTTTAGTTGGAGGGTGGGCGTATTAGTGTAAAATTACCACTAAGGCTGCTAATTCTCGGGATTAAGATCGTGGGGCTGAGAAAGACGGGATACACGGACACAGGAAATAGCCCGGATTcacgagtatatatatatatatatatatatatatatatatatatatatatatatatatatatatatatatatatatatatatatatatatatatatataggtggttgggagggaggagcagccaaaggggatgcccaagtaggaggaatcttaCTTGAGGTCTCTCCCAAGCCGTGCCCTCCCCTTGCCTTTTTCCTTTCCCACTTGAGGAGGGAAAGGAAGGATGGAcctcccctcccctttccttcctctacgGTCTgctctccaaggaaggggtgcACCAGGGACTGATTTGTCCCCTCTTACTTTAGCCCATTAGGCCCACACACTTATTGTGGGTGTTCGGAACCACTTCCGTTGACCCGATGGCtacccggtgcatcccgaaacccttctagtgtctgaataccatcgtcttatatatcaatctttacctctcgatcatttcgactcctcgtcatgtctgcgatctcatccgggactccgaacaatattctgtcaccaaatcacataactcatataatactatatcatcaatgaatgttaagtgtgcggaccctacgggttcgagaactatgtagacatgatcaagacacctcttcggtcaataaccaatagcggaacctggatgcccatattgtctcctacatattatacgaatatctttatcggttgaaccgttaagacaacatacgtaattccctttgtccattggtatgttacttgcccgagattcgatcatcagtatcttcatacctagttcaatcttgttaccggcaagtctctttactcgttccgtaatacatcacgtCGTGActactccttagtcatttgcttgcaagcttatgatgtgtactaccgagagggcccagagat is a window encoding:
- the LOC123044817 gene encoding protein FAR1-RELATED SEQUENCE 5 encodes the protein MDPMNNVQMHTSQGGFSTPKKNTNIPLFSSSFIPECDEHLKPKVGMTFEGLEAVEKFYKEYAHQSGFGVRIGQQKKIDNKVVRTKRFMCNREGFKAKDSKETNDPLRKRRKQTDTRCGCDAHIFVRLCGENTYKIDSLIEHHVHGLVSPNKRHLIRSNRRVSERAKNTLYTCHKASIGTSQAYRLLQVSEGGIPNAGCTKRDLQNYYRGLRYKIRDADAQMFVAQLARKQEVNSAFFYDFEVNDEGELVRVFWADATSRKNYSHFGDVISFDSTYTTNKYNMIFAPFTGVNHHLQSVFFGAAFLSNEKDESYIWLFQTFLTAMGGAAPRLIITDEATSIKNGIDKVLPTTVHRLCMWHIMEKVPEKVGPSIREDSDFWTRLNSCVWGSETSTEFESQWNSIITDFGLEENEWLAKRFSIRDTWIPAYFMDISLAGILRTTSRSESANSFFNRFIHRRLAFVEFWLRFDTALECQREEELMADNRSIHTTPQLFTPWTMEKQGSEVFTYEVFEKLQLQIIAARDHCFVQSITQGVGVKNVTLRGRSGKVREVCYDTTSMTANCSCKLFESVGFPCRHIIQVLRIENQNELPSHYIMKRWQKRCKRENVYDEQGNLLEEKPTDALDAATRKKISTVRNKMEELIQKAKHSDEGMDFLTSSVLNIEAPLDQMVPAATQSTRQEEYEAFIGCNIPTEVHIHPPTDVRTVGRCKRIKQGKEIKEGDRKNKDKEGKVKVARLCKTCKQMVFHDSRNCPSKKGKGSVIVQDMQPNSAS